From the genome of Gemmatimonadota bacterium, one region includes:
- the rph gene encoding ribonuclease PH encodes MSKRSGGRRPDQNRPITIETGVSPYAEGSCIIATGATRVLCTASVVEGVPRWREGSGAGWVTAEYAMLPRATHTRTRRERSGPKGRTQEIQRLIGRSLRSVTDMKAIGHHTVTIDCDVLQADGGTRTASITGACVALSLAGDWMLSEGLVDRNPLRERVAAVSVGIVGGEVYLDLDYPEDSGAQVDMNVVGTESGGLVEVQGTAEGDPFLRSDLDALMDIALSGLETLFAAQARALQGG; translated from the coding sequence GTGAGCAAGAGGAGCGGTGGTCGGCGGCCGGACCAGAACCGCCCGATCACCATCGAGACCGGTGTCTCACCGTATGCGGAGGGATCGTGCATCATCGCTACTGGCGCCACGCGCGTCCTCTGTACAGCCTCCGTCGTCGAGGGCGTGCCCCGGTGGCGCGAGGGCAGCGGTGCCGGATGGGTGACCGCCGAGTACGCGATGTTGCCCCGCGCAACGCACACTCGGACTCGTCGTGAGCGGAGCGGCCCGAAGGGTCGCACACAGGAGATCCAGCGCCTGATCGGGCGCTCGTTGCGATCCGTGACGGACATGAAGGCGATCGGGCACCATACCGTCACCATCGACTGCGACGTGTTGCAGGCGGACGGCGGCACGCGAACCGCCTCGATCACCGGCGCCTGCGTTGCGCTCTCGTTGGCTGGGGATTGGATGTTGAGCGAAGGGCTCGTCGACCGGAACCCGCTCAGGGAGCGCGTGGCAGCGGTGAGCGTCGGCATCGTCGGCGGAGAAGTGTATCTCGACCTCGACTATCCGGAGGACTCGGGCGCGCAGGTCGACATGAACGTGGTGGGCACCGAGAGCGGAGGACTGGTGGAGGTCCAGGGTACCGCCGAGGGCGACCCCTTCCTGCGCAGTGACCTCGACGCGCTGATGGACATCGCGCTGTCGGGCCTCGAGACGCTCTTCGCTGCCCAGGCCCGGGCGCTGCAAGGCGGCTGA
- a CDS encoding adenylyltransferase/cytidyltransferase family protein has product MPPSWVNVLSRAELIARYGRPRDKPLVFTNGCFELLHPGHVTYLAAARALGGQLVVAVNTDDSARRLGKSERRLAKSDDRPFVGERDRAVVVAALDSVDAVCLFDEDTPRELIAELLPDVLVKGGDYALAAVVGRDEVEAAGGRVELIPLVEGYSTTALLDRIRGGSS; this is encoded by the coding sequence ATGCCTCCGAGCTGGGTAAACGTGCTCTCACGTGCGGAGTTGATCGCCCGCTACGGGCGACCCCGCGACAAGCCACTCGTGTTCACGAACGGGTGCTTCGAGCTGTTGCATCCGGGTCACGTGACCTATCTGGCCGCTGCGCGGGCGTTGGGGGGGCAACTCGTTGTCGCGGTGAATACCGACGACTCGGCGCGCCGACTAGGCAAGTCGGAGCGCCGCTTGGCCAAGAGTGACGACCGGCCGTTCGTAGGCGAGCGAGATCGCGCCGTCGTGGTCGCCGCGCTCGACTCGGTCGACGCCGTGTGCCTGTTCGACGAGGACACACCCCGCGAGCTCATCGCCGAGCTGCTCCCCGATGTGCTCGTGAAGGGCGGTGACTACGCGCTCGCAGCGGTGGTCGGTCGCGACGAGGTGGAAGCTGCGGGGGGGCGGGTGGAGCTCATCCCGTTGGTGGAAGGGTATTCGACCACCGCATTGCTCGACCGAATCCGAGGAGGCTCGTCGTGA
- a CDS encoding Na(+)/H(+) antiporter subunit D encodes MLSSLPPFVPFFVGAVAIGFTKGLPRKVLLLAIPLLGGLNLWFGVEPGVHLQFQFLGEYTLTPFRADKLSLLFGYLFHLAAFLGFLYALHLGDGDVEGAVAEEDQTGGDRAGLQHVSAMLYAGSALGAVFAGDFITLFVFWELLALTSVFLIWARDSERSYATGFRYLIIHVVSGVLLLSGALMLAQRTGSIEFGHVGLADSGLAGWVLLIAFGIKAGFPLAHNWITESYPESTPTGAVFLSAFTTKVAVYALARSFVGEDVLIYIGTAMTFFPIFYAVLENDLRRVLGYSMINQIGFMVAGIGIGTALAVNGAVAHAFADVIFKGLLFMSIGAVMTMTGRTKGTDLGGLYKTMPFTATLCIVGAMAISAFPLFSAFVTKSMIMVAAIEEHHYIVWLFMLFASAGVLEHAGIKIPFFSFFAHDSGIRAKEPPKNMLVAMSIGAVLCVLIGMFPSQLYALLPMEMEYHPYDTTHVLVQLQLLCFGALGFITLMKTRVYPDEKRAVHIDAEILYRKLGPWLVRTVGGVVARIDAYVRASVLELVTSVLHVAAKAHGPVGPLARSWPTGSMVLWVAILLVAYLLFYL; translated from the coding sequence ATGCTGAGTAGCCTCCCACCATTCGTACCGTTCTTTGTCGGCGCGGTGGCCATCGGCTTCACGAAAGGACTGCCCCGCAAGGTCCTCCTGCTCGCGATCCCGCTCCTTGGCGGGTTGAACCTCTGGTTCGGCGTCGAGCCGGGTGTGCACCTGCAGTTCCAGTTCCTGGGCGAGTACACGCTGACGCCCTTCCGGGCGGACAAGCTGAGCCTGCTCTTCGGATACCTCTTCCACCTCGCCGCCTTCCTCGGATTCCTGTACGCGCTGCACCTGGGCGACGGCGACGTCGAGGGCGCCGTCGCCGAGGAGGATCAGACCGGTGGAGACAGGGCCGGCCTGCAGCACGTTTCCGCGATGCTGTACGCGGGCAGCGCGCTCGGCGCGGTCTTCGCCGGTGACTTCATCACGCTGTTCGTCTTTTGGGAGCTGCTTGCGCTGACGTCGGTTTTCCTCATCTGGGCGCGGGACTCCGAGCGATCGTACGCGACCGGGTTCCGGTATCTGATCATCCACGTAGTCTCCGGCGTGCTTTTGCTCTCGGGAGCGCTCATGCTCGCGCAGCGCACCGGCTCGATCGAGTTCGGGCACGTCGGGCTCGCGGATTCTGGACTGGCCGGGTGGGTCCTGCTGATCGCGTTCGGCATCAAGGCAGGCTTCCCGCTGGCGCACAACTGGATTACCGAGTCGTACCCCGAGAGCACGCCGACCGGCGCGGTCTTCCTGAGCGCGTTCACCACGAAGGTCGCGGTCTACGCCCTCGCGCGGAGCTTCGTGGGCGAGGACGTGCTGATCTACATCGGCACCGCGATGACGTTCTTCCCGATCTTCTATGCGGTGCTCGAGAACGACCTGCGCCGTGTGCTCGGTTACTCGATGATCAACCAGATCGGCTTCATGGTCGCGGGCATCGGCATCGGGACGGCGCTGGCGGTGAATGGTGCGGTCGCGCACGCGTTCGCGGACGTGATCTTCAAGGGTCTGCTCTTCATGTCGATCGGCGCCGTCATGACGATGACCGGGCGGACGAAGGGCACCGATCTGGGCGGGCTCTACAAGACGATGCCGTTCACGGCGACGCTGTGCATCGTGGGCGCTATGGCGATCTCCGCGTTCCCGCTCTTCAGCGCCTTCGTGACGAAGTCGATGATCATGGTTGCCGCGATCGAGGAGCATCACTACATCGTGTGGCTTTTCATGCTCTTCGCTTCGGCGGGCGTGCTCGAGCACGCGGGCATCAAGATTCCGTTCTTCTCGTTCTTCGCGCACGACTCTGGTATCCGTGCCAAGGAGCCGCCGAAGAACATGCTGGTCGCGATGTCGATCGGGGCCGTGCTGTGCGTGCTGATCGGCATGTTCCCGAGCCAGCTCTACGCGCTGCTCCCCATGGAGATGGAGTACCACCCGTACGACACGACGCATGTCCTGGTCCAGCTCCAGCTTCTGTGCTTCGGTGCCCTCGGCTTCATCACGCTGATGAAGACCCGCGTTTATCCCGACGAGAAGCGCGCGGTACACATCGACGCCGAGATCCTGTACCGGAAGCTGGGCCCCTGGCTGGTCCGCACGGTGGGAGGCGTCGTCGCGCGCATCGACGCGTACGTGCGAGCGTCGGTGCTCGAGCTCGTTACGTCCGTCCTGCACGTGGCAGCTAAAGCTCACGGTCCCGTCGGACCGCTCGCGCGTAGCTGGCCGACTGGCAGCATGGTGCTGTGGGTGGCCATACTGCTCGTCGCGTACCTGCTCTTCTACCTCTGA